Proteins encoded in a region of the Halothiobacillus diazotrophicus genome:
- a CDS encoding HesA/MoeB/ThiF family protein, with amino-acid sequence MNDEQLLRYSRHIMLPEIDYEGQQQLTESRVLIVGLGGLGSPVALYLAAAGVGELVLADFDQVDLSNLQRQISHDTDSLGMDKVISAAKRIQAINPDVRTRLITERLSSTNLDAILDDVDLVCDCSDNFELRFALNAACMRSGKPLVSGAAIRMEGQVTVFDPRRAESPCYRCLYREEGHEALRCSDAGVLSPLVGMIGSLQAAEAIKVLVGFGEPLVGRLALFDLKRTEFRTIRFRRDSACPICHMRPD; translated from the coding sequence ATGAACGACGAACAACTCCTCCGCTACAGCCGGCATATCATGCTTCCCGAAATCGATTACGAAGGGCAGCAGCAACTCACCGAATCACGCGTATTGATTGTGGGTCTGGGGGGACTCGGGTCGCCCGTGGCCCTGTACCTTGCCGCCGCAGGCGTAGGAGAACTTGTCCTGGCCGATTTCGATCAGGTCGATCTGAGCAACCTGCAACGTCAAATTTCGCACGATACCGATAGTTTGGGCATGGACAAGGTGATCTCAGCCGCGAAACGTATCCAGGCGATCAATCCCGATGTCCGCACGCGTCTGATCACCGAACGTCTGTCATCCACCAACCTGGACGCGATACTGGACGATGTCGATCTCGTTTGCGATTGCTCCGATAACTTCGAATTGCGATTCGCCTTGAATGCAGCCTGCATGCGATCGGGAAAGCCGCTCGTTTCTGGTGCCGCCATTCGTATGGAAGGACAGGTGACCGTGTTTGACCCCCGACGCGCTGAATCGCCCTGTTATCGCTGTCTCTACCGCGAGGAAGGTCATGAGGCGCTTCGTTGCAGCGACGCCGGCGTATTGTCGCCGTTGGTCGGGATGATCGGCAGTCTGCAGGCTGCCGAGGCCATCAAGGTGCTCGTCGGTTTCGGGGAACCGCTGGTCGGTCGACTGGCCCTGTTCGATCTGAAGCGAACCGAATTCCGGACCATTCGTTTCCGACGGGATTCGGCTTGCCCGATCTGTCATATGCGCCCGGATTAA
- a CDS encoding quinone-dependent dihydroorotate dehydrogenase, with protein MNLYPYLRALLFRFEPETAHRVTFQLLDLAAKTSWCSYARRQVTEDPVEIMGIRFPNRVGLAAGLDKTGAHIDALNCLGFGFVEVGTVTPRPQPGNPRPRLFRLPDAEALINRMGFNNDGLDSFVAHVQARRSQGVVGLNIGKNFDTPIERAVDDYLIGLRGVHPFADYVTINISSPNTKNLRALQAADQFGPLLSALRREKDVLDDRHARKVPLVVKIAPDLTEESVSDISRVLVEEGMDGVIATNTTISRAGVEGLPFADETGGLSGRPVREASTRVIRQLRAELPKGFPIIGVGGIDSGTAALEKIQAGADLVQVYTGFIYRGPALIAEISRALADTSR; from the coding sequence ATGAATCTCTATCCCTATCTCCGTGCTCTTCTCTTCCGGTTTGAGCCGGAAACGGCACACCGAGTCACCTTCCAGTTGCTGGATCTGGCCGCCAAGACATCGTGGTGTTCGTACGCCCGCCGACAAGTGACCGAAGATCCTGTCGAGATCATGGGAATACGATTTCCGAATCGTGTGGGACTTGCCGCCGGGCTGGACAAGACGGGGGCGCATATTGATGCCCTGAACTGCCTCGGGTTCGGATTTGTCGAAGTCGGTACGGTCACGCCGCGTCCGCAGCCTGGCAATCCTCGCCCTCGGCTCTTCCGGTTGCCCGACGCAGAAGCGCTGATCAATCGAATGGGTTTCAACAACGACGGACTGGACAGCTTTGTCGCCCATGTTCAGGCGAGACGCTCTCAGGGCGTGGTTGGCCTGAATATCGGGAAGAATTTCGATACGCCCATCGAGCGTGCGGTCGATGATTATCTGATCGGGTTGCGCGGAGTTCATCCGTTTGCTGATTACGTGACCATCAACATTTCCTCACCAAACACCAAGAACCTGCGCGCCCTGCAGGCGGCAGATCAATTCGGTCCGCTACTCTCTGCCTTGCGCCGTGAAAAGGATGTTCTGGATGATCGTCACGCACGCAAGGTTCCGCTGGTGGTCAAGATTGCCCCCGATCTCACCGAGGAGTCTGTCTCGGACATTTCCCGTGTACTGGTTGAGGAAGGGATGGATGGCGTGATCGCCACAAACACGACGATATCCCGCGCTGGGGTTGAGGGTCTGCCGTTTGCCGACGAGACGGGGGGGCTCAGTGGCCGTCCTGTCCGAGAAGCGTCAACACGTGTGATTCGACAGTTGCGTGCAGAGTTGCCGAAAGGCTTTCCGATCATTGGCGTGGGCGGGATCGATAGCGGGACGGCGGCGCTTGAAAAGATTCAGGCCGGCGCCGATCTCGTACAGGTCTATACCGGATTCATCTACCGGGGGCCGGCATTGATTGCTGAAATCAGTCGTGCACTAGCAGACACATCGCGTTAA
- a CDS encoding GNAT family N-acetyltransferase — protein MPYTVDQSELIHADQTKRVDGIDAGHRLQVGLAVTPDEIRATFALRHRVFVEELGAKIPPHAPKGIESDDLDAYCHHLVVHDLDTGDVVACTRILTDTQAKVAGGFYSANEFDLSAIEHIHGRVMEIGRTCVHPDYRNGATIGTLWTGLAQFMEINRFAYLMGCASISMNDGGLLARQILSQMSHKFALPTGLEITTKRGLPPLASNRLAQGDLKIPPLLKAYLRLGACMGSEAYWDEDFNTADVFIWLDRAKLQQRYLRHFVQRKDTPRSDRYLGRFAA, from the coding sequence ATGCCCTATACAGTCGATCAATCAGAGTTGATCCACGCCGATCAGACGAAACGCGTGGACGGAATCGACGCCGGCCATCGTTTACAGGTCGGGCTAGCCGTTACGCCTGATGAGATCCGGGCGACCTTTGCGCTTCGTCACCGCGTCTTTGTCGAGGAACTGGGCGCTAAAATCCCGCCCCATGCCCCCAAGGGAATTGAATCCGATGATCTGGATGCCTACTGTCATCATCTGGTCGTACACGACCTGGATACGGGTGACGTTGTGGCATGCACCCGGATTTTGACGGATACGCAGGCAAAAGTCGCTGGCGGATTCTATTCCGCCAATGAGTTCGATCTCAGTGCCATCGAACACATCCATGGGCGCGTCATGGAGATCGGAAGAACCTGCGTCCATCCCGATTATCGAAACGGCGCAACCATCGGCACGCTCTGGACGGGGCTGGCCCAGTTCATGGAAATCAACCGTTTTGCGTATCTGATGGGCTGCGCCAGCATTTCGATGAACGATGGCGGCTTACTTGCCCGTCAGATCCTTTCTCAAATGAGCCACAAATTCGCACTGCCCACAGGGTTGGAAATCACGACCAAGCGCGGTCTCCCCCCCCTGGCTTCGAATCGGTTAGCACAAGGCGATCTCAAGATCCCACCTTTGCTCAAGGCCTACTTGAGGCTGGGTGCGTGCATGGGTAGCGAAGCCTATTGGGACGAGGATTTCAATACGGCAGACGTCTTCATCTGGCTCGACCGGGCGAAGCTGCAGCAACGATATCTGAGACATTTCGTCCAACGTAAGGACACCCCCCGTTCCGATCGGTATCTTGGCCGGTTTGCGGCCTGA
- a CDS encoding phosphatase PAP2 family protein, with product MNKLATQFPHWAQDPMDDPSAGMKLAYGFILTAAISLIVVAATPGLRLTLFHDFNNLGPLAPAIWSGFSSLADTYLALGLLLPVLLWRPKLAALLLLSAILATVMTHTLKPILDIPRPPAVLPLDTFHLIGHRLDHGSFPSGHSVTAFTLAGLLIIGLRLSFGTALLTLAGATLLAISRMAVGVHWPTDVLAGAVIGLVSVLLGQRLLNRWKSLHNARWTTPAGLFITGLCGLTAPWYNTGYPEGIWANWTVAILSLAVLLLASRWYWPSYRNRKRLPLRDLGRS from the coding sequence ATGAACAAACTTGCGACACAGTTTCCGCATTGGGCACAGGATCCGATGGATGATCCCAGTGCCGGGATGAAACTGGCCTACGGATTCATCCTGACGGCCGCGATCAGTCTGATTGTGGTTGCTGCCACACCAGGTCTGCGTCTCACCCTGTTCCACGACTTCAACAACCTCGGGCCGCTGGCACCGGCGATATGGTCCGGTTTCAGCTCGTTGGCTGACACCTATCTCGCCTTGGGGTTGTTGCTGCCCGTACTGCTCTGGCGTCCGAAACTTGCCGCGTTACTGCTCCTGTCGGCAATTCTGGCGACGGTGATGACGCATACCCTGAAACCGATCCTGGACATACCTCGACCCCCTGCGGTGCTCCCGCTCGATACCTTTCACCTGATCGGCCACCGACTCGACCACGGCAGCTTTCCCTCCGGGCATTCGGTTACGGCATTTACGCTGGCCGGTCTTCTGATCATCGGACTTCGGCTTTCCTTCGGTACGGCGTTACTCACGCTTGCCGGGGCGACGCTGCTTGCGATTTCTCGAATGGCCGTCGGGGTGCACTGGCCGACGGACGTTCTGGCAGGCGCCGTGATCGGTCTCGTTTCCGTATTGCTTGGCCAACGTCTCCTGAATCGATGGAAGTCCTTGCATAACGCCAGATGGACCACACCGGCAGGGCTGTTCATTACCGGCCTTTGTGGCTTGACAGCGCCCTGGTACAACACGGGCTATCCGGAAGGCATCTGGGCGAATTGGACCGTAGCCATCCTGTCACTCGCCGTTCTCCTGCTTGCTTCCCGTTGGTACTGGCCTTCGTATCGCAACCGCAAAAGGCTGCCCTTGCGCGATTTGGGTCGCTCATGA
- the htpX gene encoding protease HtpX — protein MKRILLFLATNLAVMLILTVAWFVISSVFGLGSTMDYRGGGINYTSTLVLAAVFGFGGSLISLMMSKWMAKRSVGAQVIVQPGNEAERWLLQTVERQAKQAGIGMPEVAIYDSPEINAFATGASRNNALVAVSTGLLANMTRDEAEAVLGHEIGHVANGDMITLTLIQGVVNTFVIFFARIVGYFVDRVLLKNENGPGIGFFLATFIAEMVFGVLASIIVMWFSRQREFRADEAGARFAGRQKMIAALERLKLNYETPAQLPSQMTAFGISGHGSTLGRLFMSHPPLDERIAALRAGTGSGQAVTSTFG, from the coding sequence ATGAAGCGAATCCTCTTATTCCTTGCAACCAACTTGGCAGTCATGCTCATCCTGACCGTCGCCTGGTTCGTCATTTCCTCCGTCTTCGGACTTGGATCGACCATGGATTACCGGGGCGGTGGCATCAACTACACCTCCACGCTCGTACTGGCAGCCGTTTTTGGTTTTGGCGGTTCCCTCATTTCTCTGATGATGTCCAAATGGATGGCCAAGCGGAGTGTCGGCGCCCAGGTGATCGTTCAGCCGGGCAACGAAGCTGAACGCTGGCTGCTTCAGACCGTCGAGCGCCAGGCGAAGCAAGCCGGCATTGGCATGCCCGAAGTGGCCATCTATGACTCGCCGGAGATCAACGCCTTCGCGACCGGTGCCAGCCGCAACAACGCCCTGGTTGCCGTCTCGACCGGGCTTCTGGCCAACATGACCCGCGATGAAGCCGAAGCCGTTCTCGGTCACGAAATCGGCCACGTCGCCAATGGCGACATGATCACGCTCACGCTGATTCAGGGCGTCGTGAACACCTTCGTAATTTTCTTCGCACGAATCGTCGGCTACTTCGTCGACCGCGTTCTCCTCAAGAACGAGAATGGTCCCGGTATCGGCTTCTTCCTGGCCACATTCATCGCGGAAATGGTCTTTGGCGTGCTCGCCAGCATCATCGTGATGTGGTTTTCCCGCCAGCGGGAATTCCGCGCCGATGAAGCTGGTGCACGATTTGCCGGTCGTCAGAAGATGATTGCCGCCCTTGAGCGGCTCAAACTCAATTACGAGACACCGGCACAATTGCCCTCGCAAATGACGGCATTCGGCATTTCCGGCCACGGCAGCACCTTGGGTCGACTGTTCATGTCCCACCCGCCACTCGACGAACGCATTGCCGCCCTCCGCGCAGGTACCGGATCCGGACAGGCGGTGACATCCACCTTCGGTTGA
- a CDS encoding NUDIX domain-containing protein — MLIRGTALVINDGRFLLVRDIGDNKFSLPGGGANPQEPPIAAAVRELYEELGMEAQTAERLTSCDYRGSVNHHHVVLIHSLDTPSCNPREIAEFHWWDGTSQLPRQSHVDAILGHWYRHRPTYK; from the coding sequence ATGCTCATACGCGGCACAGCTCTGGTCATCAATGATGGTCGCTTTCTTCTGGTTCGGGATATCGGCGACAATAAGTTTTCGCTACCCGGAGGAGGCGCCAATCCCCAAGAACCCCCCATTGCAGCAGCCGTGCGGGAGCTGTACGAGGAATTGGGCATGGAAGCACAGACGGCTGAACGCCTGACGAGCTGTGACTATCGCGGGAGTGTCAATCATCATCACGTGGTACTGATCCACTCCCTGGACACGCCCAGCTGTAATCCGCGCGAAATCGCAGAATTTCATTGGTGGGATGGAACATCCCAGCTACCACGGCAGTCTCATGTGGATGCCATTCTGGGGCACTGGTATCGACATCGGCCAACATATAAATGA
- the metG gene encoding methionine--tRNA ligase, producing the protein MTRRILVTSALPYANGPLHLGHIIETIQTDIWVRAQKLFGNECRYVCADDAHGTPIMLKAQQEGITPEELIARISASHQADFADFQIGFDIFHSTHSEENRRMSSDIFQRLEARGLITRRTIKQAYDPEKNMFLPDRFIKGTCPKCGAADQYGDNCEHCGATYSPTELKDPRSVLSGATPVERDSEHYFFDLPQMETQIKQWLSEDRVQPAIRAKLQEWFDCGLQPWDISRDAPYFGFEIPGAPGKFFYVWLDAPIGYIGAFLKMAESANLDFVDYWGPESEVELYHFIGKDIAYFHTLFWPAMLMGAGLRTPTAVNAHGFLTLNGEKMSKSRGTFIQARTFLNHLDPQALRYYFAAKLSAGIDDIDLSLDDFRLRVNADLVGKVVNIASRCAGFIHKQFDGQLAPQLADPTLQDYLVAASDSIRQRYERRETGQAMREIMALADFVNQYIDEKKPWAMAKSPETQPAVQGVCTDGLNAFRILMTYLTPVLPAMSAQAARFLNLRALNWSALDVPLVARPIHPYEALMTRVEQTATDALLAATKAEAAALASASGGQAKGAPDAAAGDAAKPATTIDPIAEEIGIEQFAAVDLRIARIVSAEHVEGADKLLRLQLDIGGGQTRQVFAGIKSAYAPEDLVGRHTVMVANLKPRKMKFGMSEGMVLAAGPGGKDLFILNPDEGAQPGMRVK; encoded by the coding sequence ATGACGCGTCGAATCCTCGTTACCTCCGCCCTGCCCTATGCCAATGGCCCCTTGCACCTTGGCCATATCATCGAAACCATCCAGACGGATATCTGGGTTCGGGCACAAAAACTGTTTGGTAATGAATGCCGATACGTGTGTGCCGACGATGCCCATGGCACGCCCATCATGCTAAAGGCACAGCAGGAAGGCATTACGCCCGAAGAACTGATTGCCCGCATCAGTGCCAGCCATCAGGCCGATTTTGCCGATTTCCAGATTGGATTCGACATATTCCACAGCACGCATTCCGAGGAAAACCGGCGGATGTCCAGCGACATCTTCCAGCGACTGGAAGCTCGGGGTCTGATCACCCGGCGCACGATCAAGCAGGCCTACGATCCGGAAAAGAACATGTTTCTGCCCGATCGGTTCATCAAGGGCACCTGCCCCAAATGTGGTGCCGCAGACCAGTACGGCGACAATTGCGAACATTGCGGCGCCACCTACAGTCCGACCGAATTGAAGGACCCGCGCTCGGTCCTTTCCGGAGCCACGCCGGTCGAGCGGGATTCGGAGCATTACTTCTTCGATCTCCCGCAGATGGAAACGCAGATCAAGCAATGGCTTTCCGAGGACCGGGTGCAACCCGCGATCCGAGCAAAATTGCAGGAATGGTTCGATTGTGGATTGCAGCCCTGGGATATTTCTCGTGATGCCCCCTATTTCGGGTTTGAAATTCCGGGCGCCCCCGGGAAATTCTTCTATGTCTGGCTGGATGCGCCGATTGGTTATATTGGCGCCTTTCTCAAAATGGCCGAATCCGCCAATCTGGACTTCGTCGATTACTGGGGGCCGGAATCCGAAGTCGAGTTGTACCATTTCATCGGCAAGGACATTGCCTATTTCCACACCCTGTTCTGGCCGGCCATGCTGATGGGCGCCGGTCTGCGTACTCCTACTGCGGTGAACGCGCATGGATTCCTCACGCTGAACGGGGAGAAAATGAGCAAATCCCGGGGAACGTTCATCCAGGCTCGAACCTTCCTGAACCACTTGGACCCTCAGGCGCTTCGCTATTATTTCGCCGCAAAACTGAGTGCCGGTATCGACGATATCGATCTGAGCCTGGATGATTTCCGATTGCGGGTGAATGCAGACCTGGTCGGCAAGGTGGTCAATATCGCCAGTCGCTGCGCCGGGTTCATTCACAAGCAGTTCGATGGCCAACTGGCACCCCAGCTTGCGGATCCCACCCTTCAGGATTATCTCGTGGCCGCTTCGGATTCCATTCGACAGCGGTATGAGCGTCGTGAGACGGGACAGGCCATGCGCGAGATCATGGCACTGGCTGATTTCGTCAATCAGTACATCGACGAGAAAAAACCCTGGGCCATGGCCAAGTCGCCGGAGACGCAGCCAGCTGTACAGGGCGTCTGTACGGATGGGTTGAATGCCTTCCGGATCCTGATGACCTATCTGACGCCGGTACTGCCGGCAATGTCGGCCCAGGCGGCCCGATTCCTCAACCTGCGGGCTCTGAATTGGTCCGCTTTGGATGTCCCGTTGGTGGCTCGCCCAATCCATCCGTATGAAGCGTTGATGACGCGCGTCGAGCAGACCGCGACTGATGCCCTCCTGGCCGCGACGAAAGCGGAAGCCGCGGCTCTGGCGAGTGCTTCCGGAGGTCAAGCCAAGGGGGCGCCGGATGCCGCTGCTGGGGATGCGGCGAAACCCGCAACGACGATCGATCCAATCGCTGAAGAAATCGGCATCGAGCAGTTTGCTGCCGTCGATCTGCGCATTGCCCGGATTGTCAGCGCAGAGCATGTCGAGGGTGCCGATAAACTGCTGCGGCTGCAATTGGACATCGGCGGCGGTCAGACCCGCCAGGTATTTGCCGGCATCAAATCCGCCTATGCACCGGAAGATCTCGTGGGTCGGCATACGGTCATGGTGGCGAATCTCAAGCCGCGCAAGATGAAGTTCGGGATGTCAGAAGGGATGGTGCTGGCTGCCGGTCCAGGCGGCAAGGATCTCTTTATTCTCAATCCGGATGAAGGTGCCCAACCGGGTATGCGGGTGAAATAA
- the ccoS gene encoding cbb3-type cytochrome oxidase assembly protein CcoS, whose protein sequence is MGVLYLFVPLSMIIAGILVWAAFWAIRNNQYEDMDGPAHRILLDDDDPRIPTQSNAGDAEDKTTTTNNRK, encoded by the coding sequence ATGGGCGTTCTGTATTTATTCGTTCCTCTGAGCATGATCATTGCCGGGATTCTTGTCTGGGCCGCGTTCTGGGCGATACGCAACAATCAGTACGAGGACATGGACGGCCCGGCGCATCGTATCCTGCTCGATGACGACGATCCACGGATTCCCACACAAAGCAATGCAGGCGACGCCGAGGACAAAACCACGACAACGAACAACCGAAAGTAA
- the prfA gene encoding peptide chain release factor 1: MLSDALFNRLLALSERYEEITALLAEPEIISDQERFRSLSREHARLSDLVRALDDYKKAKIDLASASAMSNESDPDLAAMAEEEIPLIKERLASLDETLKLHLLPHDPADDGDVFLEVRAGTGGDEAAIFAGDLMRMYLRYADQRGWRSELLSEQPGEHGGYREAVAQISGDGVYAALKFESGAHRVQRVPTTETQGRVHTSAATVAVMPVVPEAEAVTLDPSTLRIDTFRASGAGGQHINKTDSAIRITHLPTGMVVECQDERSQHKNRARALSVLAARLADQERQRVHAEQAATRKALVGSGDRSERIRTYNFPQGRVTDHRINLTLYQLDRVLAGDLDPVIVPLRQTDQADQLMALANGSH; this comes from the coding sequence ATGTTATCCGACGCCTTATTCAACCGTCTGCTCGCCCTTTCCGAGCGATACGAAGAAATTACCGCTTTACTTGCAGAGCCTGAGATCATCAGTGATCAGGAGCGGTTTCGGTCTCTTTCCCGCGAACACGCCCGCCTGTCCGATCTGGTACGCGCATTGGATGACTACAAGAAAGCCAAGATCGATCTTGCTTCCGCCTCCGCGATGAGCAACGAATCAGACCCCGATCTCGCGGCCATGGCCGAAGAGGAAATCCCGCTGATCAAGGAGCGATTGGCGTCCCTGGACGAAACACTCAAGCTCCACCTGCTGCCGCATGATCCGGCGGATGACGGCGACGTCTTTCTTGAGGTACGAGCGGGAACCGGCGGTGATGAGGCCGCCATTTTTGCCGGTGATCTGATGCGCATGTATCTCCGCTACGCCGATCAGCGCGGCTGGCGTTCGGAATTGCTCTCCGAACAACCCGGCGAGCATGGCGGGTATCGCGAGGCAGTCGCTCAGATCAGTGGGGACGGCGTCTATGCCGCACTCAAATTCGAATCCGGCGCCCATCGCGTACAACGCGTGCCGACCACGGAAACACAGGGGCGGGTGCATACATCGGCCGCGACAGTGGCCGTCATGCCTGTTGTACCGGAGGCCGAGGCCGTCACGCTCGATCCTTCGACGCTGAGAATCGATACCTTCCGGGCCTCGGGTGCGGGTGGTCAGCACATCAACAAGACGGACTCAGCCATCCGCATTACCCATTTGCCGACCGGTATGGTCGTCGAGTGTCAGGACGAGCGATCCCAGCACAAGAACCGTGCCCGCGCATTGAGCGTCCTCGCTGCCCGACTCGCCGATCAGGAACGTCAGCGTGTTCACGCGGAACAGGCCGCCACCCGCAAGGCGCTGGTCGGCTCAGGGGATCGTTCCGAGCGCATCCGGACCTATAATTTTCCGCAGGGCAGGGTCACGGATCATCGGATCAACCTGACGCTCTACCAACTCGATCGCGTACTGGCCGGCGACCTGGATCCGGTCATCGTACCCCTTCGCCAGACCGATCAGGCCGACCAATTGATGGCTCTGGCCAATGGCAGTCACTGA
- the prmC gene encoding peptide chain release factor N(5)-glutamine methyltransferase, which produces MAVTDPRKDPARNVPATLASLLDEGRALLGTDADAMIDLRQLVTGISGIDRARQIIDPEQSLSEAAATRLRRAFYDRAKGIPVAYILGARGFWRHDFRVTPDTLIPRPETEILLEWALELLSVDDQVTVADLGTGSGILAVCLAVERPRAMILASDLSAGALKVARENQQTIVPSHPIHWFQGNWADCLADECLDMIVSNPPYIPDDDPHLSTGDLRYEPRTALAAGLDGLDDYRVLFAEAVRVLKPGGHILVEHGFDQSAAIMALLTQVGFTSLITRSDYAGLPRTTGGHKPGR; this is translated from the coding sequence ATGGCAGTCACTGATCCTCGGAAAGACCCAGCCCGGAATGTTCCAGCGACCCTCGCGTCGTTGCTCGACGAGGGTAGGGCACTGCTGGGCACCGATGCGGATGCCATGATCGATCTTCGTCAGCTGGTGACGGGTATATCCGGCATCGATCGTGCACGTCAGATCATTGATCCCGAGCAGTCACTTTCAGAAGCCGCGGCCACTCGCCTACGCCGGGCCTTCTACGATCGGGCCAAGGGAATCCCAGTTGCCTACATTCTCGGCGCGCGCGGGTTTTGGCGGCATGATTTTCGGGTCACGCCTGACACCCTCATACCCCGCCCGGAAACGGAAATACTGCTCGAATGGGCGTTGGAGTTACTGTCCGTAGACGATCAGGTGACCGTCGCAGACCTGGGAACCGGCTCGGGGATCCTCGCGGTGTGCCTTGCCGTGGAACGCCCCAGGGCGATGATTCTGGCCAGTGATTTGAGTGCAGGGGCCCTGAAAGTCGCTCGGGAAAATCAGCAGACCATCGTACCAAGTCACCCCATTCACTGGTTCCAAGGCAACTGGGCCGACTGCCTGGCAGACGAGTGCCTGGACATGATTGTCAGCAACCCCCCGTACATTCCCGATGACGACCCTCATCTAAGCACCGGCGATCTGAGGTACGAACCCCGCACTGCTCTGGCTGCCGGCCTCGATGGCCTTGACGACTACCGCGTTCTATTCGCGGAAGCCGTACGCGTACTCAAACCCGGGGGCCACATCCTGGTCGAGCATGGTTTCGATCAGTCCGCGGCAATTATGGCGCTGTTGACGCAGGTCGGCTTCACCTCGCTGATCACCCGAAGCGACTACGCCGGGCTGCCAAGGACGACAGGCGGACATAAGCCGGGCAGGTAA
- the hemA gene encoding glutamyl-tRNA reductase, whose translation MSLIAFGLNHKTAPVDVRERIAFGVDRLPSALKDLIHGCGAKEAAIVSTCNRTEIYAHSECVRENLIEWLATFHQLPIDAIAPYVYAHQDELAIRHLMRVACGLDSMVLGEPQILGQIKDAFTVAQDAQALGPVLGRLFQHTFSVAKQVRTDTQIGASPVSVAFAAVNLAKQIFGDFSQKTALLIGAGETIELCARHLQGSGLRQVIVANRSIERAHHLAEQFGGLAIGLTEIPTHLHKADIVISSTASPLPVLGKGAVEQALKQRKRRPIFMVDIAVPRDIEPQVADLQDIYLYTVDDLKSVIDEGQKSRAAAAEQAEEIINLQVGHFLEWVQLQTGAELIKSYRHQAEVTRDDVLFRAKALMAAGKSPEEAMEFLAHTLTNRLIHRPTIVLREACASGDLTLVHSVQNVLGLSEKPES comes from the coding sequence ATGTCACTAATCGCCTTCGGTTTGAATCATAAAACGGCACCGGTCGATGTGCGGGAGCGCATCGCGTTCGGCGTGGATCGGCTGCCGTCGGCACTGAAGGATCTGATTCACGGCTGTGGCGCCAAGGAAGCGGCAATTGTATCGACCTGCAATCGCACCGAAATCTACGCACACTCGGAATGCGTTCGCGAAAATCTGATCGAGTGGCTGGCCACATTCCATCAATTACCGATCGATGCCATTGCGCCCTATGTCTATGCACATCAGGACGAGCTGGCAATCCGTCATCTGATGCGCGTTGCCTGCGGCTTGGACTCCATGGTCCTGGGCGAGCCCCAGATTCTGGGCCAGATCAAGGATGCCTTTACGGTCGCTCAGGATGCACAGGCGCTTGGCCCCGTCCTAGGTCGTCTGTTCCAACATACCTTCTCCGTGGCCAAGCAGGTCCGAACCGATACACAGATCGGCGCCAGCCCCGTATCCGTAGCATTTGCAGCCGTCAATCTTGCCAAACAGATATTTGGCGATTTCTCCCAAAAAACCGCCTTGCTGATTGGTGCCGGTGAAACCATCGAACTTTGTGCCCGACACCTCCAGGGGAGTGGTTTGCGCCAGGTCATCGTCGCGAACCGATCCATTGAGCGGGCGCATCATCTCGCCGAACAGTTTGGCGGGCTGGCTATCGGATTGACGGAAATCCCGACGCATCTGCACAAGGCGGACATCGTCATTTCCTCAACCGCCAGTCCCTTGCCCGTCTTGGGCAAGGGGGCCGTCGAGCAGGCGCTCAAGCAGCGCAAACGTCGCCCCATCTTCATGGTGGATATTGCGGTACCGCGTGATATTGAACCCCAGGTGGCAGACCTGCAGGATATCTATCTTTATACCGTCGACGATCTGAAGTCTGTCATAGACGAGGGACAGAAATCCCGCGCGGCGGCGGCCGAACAAGCCGAAGAGATCATCAACCTGCAGGTCGGCCACTTCCTCGAGTGGGTGCAGCTACAGACCGGAGCGGAACTCATCAAATCCTATCGCCATCAGGCCGAAGTGACCCGCGATGACGTGCTTTTCCGGGCCAAGGCGTTGATGGCGGCCGGCAAGTCGCCCGAAGAGGCTATGGAGTTTCTGGCCCATACCTTGACCAACCGACTGATCCATCGGCCAACCATCGTATTGCGCGAAGCCTGTGCCAGTGGCGATCTGACATTGGTACATTCCGTCCAGAATGTCCTTGGGCTTTCGGAAAAACCGGAAAGTTAG